From a single Arachis hypogaea cultivar Tifrunner chromosome 3, arahy.Tifrunner.gnm2.J5K5, whole genome shotgun sequence genomic region:
- the LOC112776331 gene encoding secreted RxLR effector protein 161-like → MCLYVDDLIFTGNNLKIITEFREAMIKHFEITYMGLMSHFLGIEVVQKDDEIFISQKKYANDILKKFQMEHSKLVSTPVEEKFKLLREDKRKTVNPTYYKSLIGSLRYLTTTRPNIVFGVGLLSRFMEESCTNHLQAAKRILRYIKSTLNDGIYYENTNEINLVGYTDNDWTRDIKTRKSTSGFVFRLGSGAILWSLKKQPIVALSTA, encoded by the coding sequence ATGTGTCTTTATGTTGACGATTTGATCTTTACTGGCAATAATTTGAAGATAATTACAGAATTTAGGGAGGCTATGATAAAGCACTTTGAAATAACATATATGGGCTTGATGTCTCACTTTCTTGGCATTGAAGTAGTTCAAAAAGATGATGAAATTTTTATTTCTCAGAAGAAATatgcaaatgatattttgaagaaatttcagATGGAGCACTCAAAACTAGTTTCTACTCCAGTCGAAGAGAAGTTCAAATTATTGAGAGAAGATAAAAGAAAAACAGTAAATCCCACATACTACAAAAGCTTGattggaagtctaaggtacttgACTACGACTAGACCAAATATTGTGTTTGGAGTTGGTTTGCTTAGCAGATTTATGGAGGAGTCTTGTACCAACCATTTGCAAGCGGCAAAAAGAATTCTTCGATATATCAAAAGTACTTTAAATGATggaatttattatgagaatactaATGAAATAAACCTTGTTGGCTATACTGATAATGATTGGACCAGAGatataaaaacaagaaaaagtacttCAGGGTTTGTATTTCGTCTTGGTTCTGGTGCAATTTTATGGTCGTTAAAGAAACAACCAATAGTAGCACTCTCTACAGCATAA